In the genome of Bos mutus isolate GX-2022 chromosome 20, NWIPB_WYAK_1.1, whole genome shotgun sequence, one region contains:
- the CEP72 gene encoding centrosomal protein of 72 kDa isoform X7: MLPGLQQLDDRPVRESERRVSRLHFGSEESLDSEQSFPSVFREERPHHSRVKCTDSSAKKCLVMDADDEAVLSLIAECEWDLSNPPGGMSSSQKESEASLQTSQAESRHRLSPQSVQHQCGDSLWKGPERRRSSSRAGCVEPRLQDQRCGELPPQRFTPDSTETEDSGASSQKSSVSTQKMLNPLPAPEKYRKRRMPGGRFQAPADEACLSCLEGSLSVSRRSSSEGWGQATSSLSATPGPEQPRPPSASEACPKLHSTALPGKKATLEALLLEALLDLVDRHWSGRRSLHSSEAFLAQARHILSSVQEFTTTQDTSTTVNEEISSLTLENKSLHSRLTELQQQYGVKMTEVVLELSDTRKEMDYLRQHLDRSLEESSSLKSLLLSMKKDVRTADAPSALNLQISGLQASMKRLSGELVELRQHLEHYDKIQELTQMLQESHRCRPRPSPQPPGRCAVPGSLHTAPAPWSAPTSACCRSWTRCGRSTRRRWSSCTGATRSSRRPWHCSLAAPETRGPPPRRVPCEPLSAVFRARNVLKRQVHPHPSRVNQSDVSFFINCLEVKRMLHFSA; the protein is encoded by the exons ACCTCATCACTCCAGAGTCAAGTGCACTGACTCCTCCGCCAAGAAGTGCTTGGTCATGGATGCGGATGACGAGGCGGTCCTGAGCCTCATTGCTGAGTGCGAGTGGGACCTGAGCAACCCTCCTGGGGGCATGAGTTCCAGCCAGAAGGAGTCAGAGGCCAGCCTCCAGACCTCCCAAG CAGAGTCTCGGCACCGACTGAGCCCTCAGTCAGTCCAGCACCAGTGTGGGGACTCTCTGTGGAAGGGCCCTGAGCGGCGCAGGAGCAGCTCCAGGGCGGGCTGCGTGGAGCCGAGGCTGCAGGACCAGCGCTGCGGCGAGCTCCCCCCACAGCGCTTCACCCCAG actccacagagactgaggACTCAGGCGCTTCTTCTCAGAAGTCCAGTGTGTCGACACAAAAAATGTTAAACCCCTTACCTGCTCCTGAGAAGTACAGGAAGCGGAGGATGCCTGGTGGGAGGTTCCAGGCGCCTGCGGACGAGGCCTGTCTCAGCTGTCTGGAGGGGAGCCTGAGTGTGAGCCGGAGGAGCAGTTCGGAGGGCTGGGGCCAGGCCACCTCTTCCCTCTCAGCCACCCCGGGGCCTGAGCAGCCAAGACCGCCCAGCGCCAGTGAg GCATGTCCCAAACTGCACTCCACCGCGCTGCCCGGGAAGAAGGCCACCCTGGAGGCGCTGCTCCTGGAAGCGCTCCTTGACCTGGTGGACAGGCACTGGAGTGGCCGCAGGTCCCTGCACAGCAGCGAAGCCTTCCTTG CTCAAGCAAGACACATTTTGTCGTCTGTTCAAGAGTTTACAACCACTCAGGACACTTCGACAACTGTGAATGAAGAAATTAGCTCCCTGACTCTGGAAAATAAGTCTTTGCACAGTCGCCTTACTGAGCTGCAGCAACAGTACGGCGTGAAGATGACTGAGGTGGTGTTGGAACTCAGCGACACGCGGAAGGAGATG GATTATCTGAGGCAGCATCTGGACAGATCTCTGGAGGAGAGCAGTAGCTTGAAGTCGCTTTTGTTGAGCATGAAGAAAGATGTGAGGACCGCTGACGCTCCGTCCGCATTGAACCTGCAGATCTCCG GACTCCAGGCGAGCATGAAGCGGCTCTCGGGCGAGCTTGTGGAGCTCAGGCAGCACCTGGAGCACTACGACAAGATCCAGGAGCTCACGCAGATGCTGCAGGAGAGCCACAGGTGCCGCCCGCGGCCCTCCCCGCAGCCTCCGGGGCGGTGCGCGGTGCCTGGTAGCCTGCACACAGCCCCTG CTCCCTGGTCAGCACCAACGAGCGCCTGCTGCAGGAGCTGGACCAGGTGCGGGCGCAGCACCAGGCGGAGGTGGAGCAGCTGCACTGGAGCTACAAGGAGCTCAAGAAGACCCTGGCACTGTTCCCTGGCAGCCCCCGAGACGCGCGGCCCGCCTCCCCGCCGCGTGCCCTGTGAGCCCCTCTCTGCTGTCTTCAGGGCCCGAAACGTCCTAAAAAGACAGGTTCATCCACACCCTTCACGTGTCAATCAGTCAGATGTCTCCTTTTTCATCAACTGTCTTGAGGTAAAGAGAATGTTGCATTTTTCTGCCTAA